The following DNA comes from Niallia circulans.
AAAAATTGTAGTGGAAAGCAATTCTAACGGGTTGCTTGTAGGTACATTAATAGGAGCTTTTGTTGTATTTCTTATACTGGTGTTAATCATTTTGAGACAAAGAAAAGTGATGAAGAAGTATAAAAAATAAAAAGACTGAAGAATGATTGAGGTACCTAGCCCTTTAAAGGTGGTGATATAGAAAAGTTCAAAGATTTCAAAAAATTATAGAAGGGGGTTTTATAAATGGAAAAGCAGCAAGCTCATCCAGTCATGGATGTTGTAAATCAGGGAGTAGAAGAATTAAAGAGTGTTCTTGAGAGAAAAGGATTGTCTCCTGAAGAACCTGCAATATCTACCTTATTAGATAAACATTTCTTGAAAATGGAGAAGCTTTTAACAGAATTCACAGAGAAAATGGAAAAGGCTCCTTTAAAGGAAATTCCTCAATTAGAAATGAATATTGTTGGAAAGTTAAAAAAAGTATTTACTGATCTTACTGATGGTTTAAAGCAGGTAGTGGTAGATACGAAAGAACAAGTTCGCACTGGAATTGAGAATAAAATAAATGATATCAAAATTGATATTCATAATAAGATTGCTTCTAAGGTTCAGAGTGTAAATGACAAGATTAAAAACTTTACCGATACTCTAGATGAAAAGTATTCACTTATAGAAAAAACAGGAATACCCGAACAGAATCTTAGTACTGAATCAGGAAATAAGTACTTGAAAACAGAATTAAAAAATCTAATGAAGCCATATTTGGAAACACTAAAGGAAAAGCACAACAATTTATTTACTGATGTACAAAATGAATTTACTCAAGGAAATGAATGGATTTTAACCATGGCGGCTAGTCGACAATCAAATGATTATCACAAGTTAACGGTTGACTTAAATACTGGAGAAGGTGCGCTGGAGTATCGTTACATAGATAGTGAGAAACCTGTTCATAAGTCGAAAAATCGTGAAATTGTAGAAAATTTCAACATTGCAGATTTGCAGTTAACTAAAGAATTACGTAACAGGAGAATGGAACAAACGGCATCGTTAGATAAGACACAAGAGCCTTCTGAGAAAGATTTAAAACAGAATATAGATAAACAGGATTCCCCAGCCGTTAAAACGGTTCCTGATGGTATTATCGGTTCTCAGAATGAAGGTGATGAGGTTCCAAGTGATACGTTAATTAAACAGTTGAAAAAAGAAAACAATGGGTTAAAGACTTTTTTAAATATTGTTAAAGATAAACATCCTGAAGTTTATCAATCTATATATAGGGACTTAAAGAATAGTATTCAACAAGTACAAAAAACTGATGCCCCAAAAGTCGAAGTAAAAACAAAAGAAAAAGAATTAGAATTACAAATTTAAAATATTAAATGGAAAGAAGCAAGCACTTTATTAGTGCTTGCTTTAATAAAGGAGTTATTAATATGTTATCTATTAAAAAGTTTGAAAATGTAAATTGGAAACCTATATTTCTAGTAGCTTTTGCTTGTCTGGTGTTTATGTTATTACCTGATGCAAGTTTTGCAGCGGAAACAACAGGTTCTGTTCAAACTAAATTGAAAAACGCAGGAACTGCAATTCAGTCAGTATTAACAGCTATTGCAGTTATCGTTGGTGTTGTAGCTGCACTGAAAATTATCGTTAAACACTTGCCTAACATTGATGATCCACATACGAAAAATGAGATGTGGAAAGCTCTTGGTGGAGTACTAGCAGCTGTTGCAGCATCTGCAGCCATCATTTGGATTGCTCCTTGGGTATATTCTTTGTTCAAATAATAACCAACAAGAGAAAGCTTATTAAAAGCTTTCTCTTATTTTTTTAAGGAGTAGTGATACATATGGATCAAGACCAAGTGAAACAAGTCTTATTAGAAATGATAGATGGCAATGAAAAAAGGGGACGCAAGTGGTTTTTCCCCAAGAATGTAGACAACCAGTACAAAGTATTAGCAAATATGACAATAAAAGAGTTACTTTTTTATATCCTTCCAGCATTATTGATTTCAGTAGGGATTGGAGCTATTCCACCCTACAATTCTATTGGCTTTTGGCTTATTAAAGCTGTTTTTATTGTATTAATTATTATTCTTCCAGTAATTTATGTGAATTATCGTCCTGTGAAATTTAGGGATAACATACGAGCGAAAGACTTTATTAAAGAATTTCTTGATTATCAAAAGAAAAAGAAGATGTATTTCGTCAAACCTAAGGATAAATTTTTAAATTAATTTATAACCAGCAAAAATGAAATATAGGAGTGAATAGTTTGAGCGAGAAAGAAATTTCCTTCAATGATATTAGTCCAATTGAGGGAGTATATTCCGATTTTATTTATTTAAAGGAACATGCTCTGATCACCATTATAAAAGTAAAAGGTGTGAATTTTGATTTGTTATCTCTTTATGAGCAGAATTCCATCTTTGATGAATATGGAGCATTTTTGGCTCAAAATATTCATTACCGTCCACAGACAGTTTCTATGACAGTTCCAATAAAAATGGGGCCATATCTACATAAATGGAAACTTCAACATGTGAAATCTTCGCAAGATAATGAAGTGAACGAAAACCTACGACAACTTAGGGCTAGTTACTTATATGAATATCAGCAAAAAGAAACTGATTTAAGTATGGCTGTAAAAGCTCACTTTATTGTACTTAAAGAAAAATTAAAGAAGCCTACACTTGAATATTTACAAGAAGCTGAAAGAAGATTAACAG
Coding sequences within:
- a CDS encoding CagC family type IV secretion system protein, whose product is MLSIKKFENVNWKPIFLVAFACLVFMLLPDASFAAETTGSVQTKLKNAGTAIQSVLTAIAVIVGVVAALKIIVKHLPNIDDPHTKNEMWKALGGVLAAVAASAAIIWIAPWVYSLFK